aaaATAGTATCTGCAGTAGACAAAGTATTCCATTTTGGTTTTCAAATTCTCCTAGGACTTTGTTCAATTAATTACGGTGTATCTACGCTGTCACAAGAAGAACACAAATTTAAGTACAGAATGAACTTAAAATTTAAGTACAGACTTATTGCGGACAACAACGTTTTTCCAAGAATTCCACTCCCCCATATAAAAGACAAATCGTAAACCGGAAGCTCGTTGCATCAGATATAAAggattttgccattttttcatacaaaaaaaattattaattgacACGACGCACATCTCAACTTGATTCGGGTGTTGAGATAGccacatttctagattttagacataAACATCTAGGTCGATGCTGACGTCGGCAGTAACAATGTTATCTGCATTAACTCggacgctttcgatgttctgttcAATAATGCAAATGGAAAGGATGCGAAGGCTAgttaaactgagaaccttggttttgttgtctTCAAGTCCAAAGTCATGTGCTTAAACTCCATTGCTCGGTGCGAAAACAAGCAGACATCATCAGCGTAGCcgatatttttgagaaaagatggCATAGTCTATTGAACCCTTCCACGTTCTCCAgccaaggcaacatgaagaatgtcatcgaTAACGAGAAGTAATATTAACGGCGATAAAATGGAACCTCAAATGCCTCTCCTGCACGCCAGATACGCTCACTGTTCACGCTGTCTAAAGCTTTCTCGAAGTTGATGAAGAACAGGTAAAGTTTTGTACTCCGCACATGGGTTCAGAATGGTACGAAGGCTTTTGAAGAGGTCAGTGCAGGGAGTTCTAGAGCGGAAACTAgcttgctctctgtcaatcaactTTTCGAGATCTTCTTTGATTTATTCCAGGATAACTATAACACTTAAGGTAAatgtccttctttggaattttaacgatcatcccctttctTCTCTCAATGGGAAAGATCTTGGATTACTCtgatttatttataaatgaaaGCGGTACTCTGCAGAGACTGCGGGGGTTGCAAGGAACTGTTCCGCAGCGGACTGCCAAGCCCAGTGGTTTTGCCTCACTTGAGGGTATTTATGGTCTagatgatttcacttttgtttggaggagcagtccgtgTCCGCAGGATGATGAGCCTACCGTTAACGTTCTTCAAAATGATCTTCGAAAGAATTGCGAACAATTACATGGTTTTTTCGCAATGCAATATACGGCAGcaaaatcattattatttgtgGCTGCCTCTGCCTTTCTGACGCACGCTATCCTGCACTTCCCGTGATATGCCGCGGTACTGAAGCTCAACCTCATCAAGTTCGTCCCATCCACGCCAATATCCACTTCTAAATTCTATCAGTCAGCCCGACGTTATATTGCTCCTTTAAAACGTGGTCAGCAATTCCACTTGGGCCAGAGAAAAAATACTCTTGATGACAcctcaatgttcatcgatattctccggCGAGTGATTCAAGATAAATTCAGCATcgataaatgatcttcataaccacctgaagaacgttgctATAGATATGGccacatacttggccccagccgcaaaaaaatcgaaattgtTGGTTCGATgatgagtgtaagctagcaacagactAGAAGAATGCTTCaccctcaaagaacgcgggcaggtGCAGATATCTATCATTTCGTCAAAcgaagaagtgacttcacagacggaaaaaaggagcttggaagaaccaacaggtctatgaactcgaaaagtgcagggggCAACcacatcaggcgcggaagttttatcaacaagtaaACAGGATGAAACCGGGACAAAGAAGAGAATCGGATTTTCGGCCGtatgggcacattggagcgatgggttgagtactttgatgaatagctcaacaaccaaaatataggtgagttggaggtcccgctaactgaaaattACGGGCAAATGtggccaccaccaagcatggaagaaataatccgtgcaattcaacgGCTTAAAACCCATAAGTTGACTCATGAAGTGATGCATAAAGTGTGGAAGAGCGCCTGAGAATTCCTGATGATTAGCAAAAAGgtattatttgtcccatacaaaagggggatatcacgcataGCTATCATGTTGctgatctataagatattctccattcCCCGCTATCTAGCTAGACCgaatacgcccagaatattatCGGTCCATATTAAAGAGACTTCATACCTATGGCCGTCagtttcaccatcatcatcgaCTTCCAAGACcgctatgatagcacagccagggtaaaactgtatacggccatgacagaattcaGCATCCTGACTAATATGCGAAGCCATTAAAAGCACCAACACCACTCTCGAGGCCaacaacctggccctggaaaagctGATCGGCGATGCTGATGTGGattcgagaggcaccatcctcttcaagtctattcaactactggcctatgctgatgatattgatattatgggaaaaaTAACCCCAAATTTGCAATCTACCTCTAGATCGAACAGTtgataatcggcgcgagatcttgggttgcatatcaatgaaggggAGGTGAAATATAAGGTGGAACGTCAGCACTAAAAGACAAAGACACAACAGCTTCAAATCGCCCTGGtcgaatgagaacaataaagataggagaatatatcTTGAGGCCAataacgacgatgaaatccgcgtacagttggtagccaacagagcttatttcagattacaaaaaccGTGCCACCCGAAAATCCTTGTCGTAGGGTAACCGAACTAAGTAGtagggcacccgtgttgaaaagcaacaccacgccgaggcccgaaggtctcttctcgcttgcgcataaccaacaaccctcaTGAAGCTCCCAgttgccaaccgcaaataaccgagctgtactcacatacaatgggagttcacccgaagtatgagagtccaggagctatcccggttcccatggtaccagtatacccctggcaaggtttcgtgaccaatttgtcgcttcagatgagtccccgtgcagactcggatctgatcgccttaattaggcctttggagcattcgcctactgcatcacggccggcaaaccaaagtgattacagcgtctccaggtgccaccactatggaggttctcctcggccacttggttttggtttgtccGATAGggttgccccgtcttcctcaccgccacctctgtgCACCAACCGcctattgtacaagacaatcttgTCAGTTCTCATCTTGCAAACTCTACTACAGCAGGCCTAGGCCAAATACCAGTTGcttcgtcgttgatgatgatgatgaataaaaagaaaaatgatttttctaatTATCAAAACTGCATGTGACCCCATACCTAAACGTTTTCTGGACAGCCAGAGCGTGTTATAATTCACTTTATTAATTTAGTAATAATGCTCTGTAACTATTCTTTATTTAAATAACAAttcacttaataattaaataaaaattcatatattaaTTTGATTATCTGGACTGTCAGTCCAtactgatttttatttttttcttgacatcggaaaaacaatttttcggatCTCATGGCCAATGCCGTTATTAAAACACAATACGTTCATTCCGCCACAAACGTAAAAGAAGCAGCGTGCGTTGCTACATAAGGAAATTACAAAGAACGTAGAATTCTAAAGGTGAGCCGCTTGGCCACGCTCTGAGTGATCTTCAAATATCCAGCTCACAAAGGAGTCATTAGCGGGGCACCTACTTCCCTTTTGATAGTAACTACTATTAGTTCTGTGGGAGTTTACCAAATCTACTACCTGGGACGCCTACGTCTTACACTGTCATCCAGACCATAGTGACTCTTCCTTCTTCCTCCCTCAAATGGGTTTGGGACTGTCTATGGCGCAGTTAATTACTTGCTCTCCTCCTCGAAAAAATAACGCTAAAAATTAGACTTATATTACCATTAAGTACTAAGAAGCCCCGTTATAACCCCAAAAGAATTGTACACTTTTTGCATGAATGGGAAGAGCTCTCCTTCGGAATTGGTGTTTTGCTTTGACGCACAGGTGAAGTATCTTCACATGGTTTTTAGTCAGTTTTCATGGTCTTTTTATGATACCTTCAATAACATGGTTTAAGTAAAAAACAAAAGCGTTTCTAAGAGCGGCCTAATCTTCATTTGCATCCAATGATAAGTTGTTCAAGATTTCTCACTACCAATGAAAACTTCTAAACGTATTCGTGCCAGAATCCTAGGCAATATTCCACAAAATAAAGTAAATGCTgcaccaagcgtttccatatCCGCATTCAATTGTGTCACGGCGCACTGAAGACGAAGAAACACGAGGAATATTTAGTGTCGACATCAAAAACCATCTTGAAATGTTAGTTCCAAATGTATTTgagaaaaataaagtaaaaactCAATGTTGAGACTAAACTCGTTAATAAGTGCGCATGAGCAACTGAATGACTGTCCAGCAAAACTATCTATCATTGATTAGAGGGCAACTGAAACCGGTTAGCTTTGAATCGAACAAGTGCATAAAAAACATCTCTTGCGTAAGACAGCGCAAGACACGGTTCAAGCATGGATTTAAATCGAGTTAAGTTCGGCAGTAACATGGGAAAGTGATCGATGAATCGAAATTTAGAATGACCTTGAATTTCTTGAGCCGATTTGTGTGCAAGATAAATAAATGCAGTCATTACAAGACTTAAAATGTACTCCATTAGCAAACCGTCCAAAAATTCTACATCATGAAATTTTGTTCTTAATCGATGAACTCATCGACTGCATTTCGCAGTGGCTGGTATCACATGAATGCTGGTTTCCCCCCATCTCCCCAAAGCAAATACAAATTATCTTCTGTTGTCATTAATAATCGCGCACTTGTTTATATAACGCTAATGCCGGGTAATCACTTAATGACGGCGCGCACTGGTGTTGCGTACACTTCGATCAGTCTCTGCGGAGAAGCGTGCCACGTACTTTACTTTTCAATCGACTACTATGGAAGCTATTATTCAGcacaatgaaatttgaaaacttATTTAGTTCACGCTTTTACGAAACTTTATTTCTTTCCCTTGTTTGTTACTTATCAGGTCTTGGGTTAGATCTGCTTTAAGCGTTTTATACATGTTTCTCTAGCCTTATTGATACTAACAAGGACACCACACAACATACACACCAGTAAAGAGGATTTTAATTTATATAATTAAATGAAACTAAGTAAATTCACGGTTGGATTTTGCGGGATTTCATGGGGACCGTTATGAATTATGAATTTCAAAGTTTTCCCGAGTAATGTGACTGGACTGGCTTTCGGTCTGTGAAGAAGTTTCGCAGGATCACCACTTGTCCGATGGTAATGCAGAGAACAGCCGCTGTCTCCAGAACAGCCCACCACATTACACGTTCATTGATGTCTTCAGCTCGTTTGCGGCCTAGAGAAGATTTAGTAAATTTACAATTGAATGGTTTGGCTTTAGCGTTTTACGCGTTACCTTGAGCTTCCCTTAGCCGATGGTGAGTCTGAAAAtcaagcactttattcaagctCTGGTGGATGTTTTGAGCTGAGGATTCCATCTGGGTCAGTGCAGTAGCATGCTCATCAATGTTGGGTAGAGCAGGCTCCTCGCCCACTTGGAAGTCCATGTAGATTAGCTTATGTGAGAACGTCGAGAATGTGTTGCTGAAGCAGACTGTGTAAATACCGGTCGTCTGCAAATcaactttatttttaaaaaacctaAAGAATTTTTGTCACACATTACCTCAGCCGTGAACGGGTGCGTGTCATACTGCGATTTGTTTTGCTCGTAAATAGTAGTCTTATGCGGGTCTTGCAGAATCACATCGACGTCGTACTGGCCGCCCGTAATGACCTACGTGGAAGTAAACATTGGCGTTATGAGGAATCACCAAACATAGGAGCTCCATTCTACTCACTTGGAACTCCAGCACGGCCGACTGATTTTTGCGAATCTCCTCGTAGAAACATTCCTTCGCATTATCCGGTAGCTCGAAGGTTAATTCGACACAGTCAGCGGTTTGTTTGAAGTAGAGAAGAAATAGCGCCACAATGAAATTTCGTATCGACAACATCTTTGTATGTGTTCCTTAACTTATAATCGATTCGAAGCGCCCGAGAACTTTGTAAATTCACGAGAAATTTAACAAAGTTTTGTTCGTCGCCGTGCCCTCCCTAACTTTAATATTGAACGTCACTTCAGAATAAACACGAACCAGAACTGTGAGCTGTCAGAAAAGTTCAGGGCGCCACCACATTAACGTGGCCGGAAACATTTATTTTGTGCAAATGCAGGTGTGCCAACTGCTGTGGCGGCTTCATTTAATTGCTAAGCGGAAGCTAATTAGTTTTTTATTGTGATGAAGGATTAACTCTATAAAGGGTAAAATCGGGTTTTAGGGGTTTCGCGAAAGTTAATGTATTTGGGGTATAATATTGTAAATGTAACTGACAtgaaaaaggtaaaaaaaaaattaatggaatTTGAAAGGCAAGAAGGGCATGAAAAAAATGATATTCTTGTGACGATGTACTATGGGGTAGGCCGGATCGCATAGCCGACTTATCCTTAACATTTGCAGCAAACGATATATCTCATCAGTCATCAGAAATAGAATATGTAATCAAAAAAGAGCCATTTATAAATTTTCGAATAAGTATTGATTACTTTTCGGACTTTTGGACTATGCAActccataatttttaatatggTTGCAAGCAATTATACCAAATGCCGTCAGTGGGACAATTTTGAGTTAGGTTGGAGACGGCAAACGCCTGTATCTGTGTTAGATTTCaggcagacaaatgtctgcggCTTACCGGACAAATGTCTGCGACTTACCAGACAAATGTTCGTGTAtgttcagacatcagacagacagatttcTGTGTTTGACTCAGACAACAGACAGATAAATGTGTGtggcttattcagaacatatttctacggtcggcAAACTCGATTCaatcaatagttttttttattcattaaagaagccttgaaaccgctgccaaaaattttgctttttatattttctaatcatcctagtttgcggactgtagttgagtctgcacgttaaaatgccgtttactttttttcgttaaaatgatCGCAGCACCCTCTAGCGCGACAGCAaagaaacaccttttttttggatatgggtgtataaattgcactgtatttcaataatgaactatgctatcaagctgaaaaattgctaggcacgctcaagatatcaataaatatattgtgaaaaattcgtatttgtatctttatccagttcttcacaaaaaatttctaaaaaaaagcgaaaaaaagacggccttcacacgggaagACCTCCTTAAAACTAGAGTAgcaaatagagtcaaaggactcaagctgtagggcgttgtaagatcgacatagcctcgggatcggagagtggaagcaaATCTCGAGCTCTGTGAAGGGTATATCAAatatccgcactacgtgtgttatgaggcGAagtgatacggaaagtaatatccgagttggcggagcagtccatcagacaattgcagagtttgaaaagggtacacatatcaaggaagatacggcgttgctgtaggaagcggagattgagggtgcggagtcgtgacggataatcaacccgtggatggttttttttttataaaagagagtctgggtgaatttgcgttgtacaatttcaagagcgcggcagtcacgaatgcggaagggggaccagactacacagcaatatttaaggatgtttctgacaagggaattgaagagtgttaaggagtgttggattgaggtaaagtcggaggaggaacgtaggataaaaccagacatttttgaagctctattgatgatgtcaacgaagtgggaattgaaacgaagtttgtcgtcgaatattacacccagatctttgaaggaggtcagtagtgaaataggttgtccactgagagaataggaaatggatgttggggagggttgaagcgaatagcacatccagtggcatttgttgacatttagcttgttgaccgaacaccaatcgACttaattatcaaggttggactgtaagagagcatagTCCAACGGAGTCGAACCAGAGGCAGCTAAGGATGGAggtgaggtcattgataaaaaataggAGTGTATGTATACATACGTCAGCAAATTGAAAGCAAACGACTTCGTAACCCATTTCGGATCATTTATGTGCGTACCCTAAGGAATTGTTTGCAATTTGTAGGCCCATACATATC
The window above is part of the Hermetia illucens chromosome 3, iHerIll2.2.curated.20191125, whole genome shotgun sequence genome. Proteins encoded here:
- the LOC119652401 gene encoding transmembrane emp24 domain-containing protein 3; protein product: MLSIRNFIVALFLLYFKQTADCVELTFELPDNAKECFYEEIRKNQSAVLEFQVITGGQYDVDVILQDPHKTTIYEQNKSQYDTHPFTAETTGIYTVCFSNTFSTFSHKLIYMDFQVGEEPALPNIDEHATALTQMESSAQNIHQSLNKVLDFQTHHRLREAQGRKRAEDINERVMWWAVLETAAVLCITIGQVVILRNFFTDRKPVQSHYSGKL